Proteins from a single region of Azospira inquinata:
- the recX gene encoding recombination regulator RecX, translated as MTESLRGRALRLLASREHSRLELKRKLASHAESGEELELLLDELEKARLLANDRYAEQRVTVRGGRYGNARLAGELRSQGVDDTTIANALAQAGDETERALAVWRKKFGSLPQDAQERAKQARFLAGRGFGSPTIRRVLQGTWDDE; from the coding sequence ATGACTGAAAGCCTGCGCGGGCGGGCCTTGCGCCTGCTCGCCTCCCGGGAACACAGCCGTCTTGAACTGAAACGCAAGCTGGCTTCCCACGCCGAAAGCGGCGAGGAACTGGAATTGCTGCTGGACGAGCTGGAGAAAGCCCGCCTGCTTGCCAATGACCGTTACGCCGAACAGCGGGTCACCGTCCGCGGCGGCCGCTACGGTAACGCCCGCCTGGCCGGGGAATTGCGCAGCCAGGGGGTGGATGACACCACCATTGCCAACGCTTTGGCCCAGGCCGGGGATGAAACCGAGCGGGCCCTGGCGGTCTGGCGCAAAAAATTCGGCAGCCTGCCCCAGGATGCCCAGGAGCGGGCCAAGCAGGCCCGTTTTCTGGCCGGTCGGGGTTTCGGCAGCCCAACCATCCGCCGGGTGCTGCAAGGCACCTGGGATGACGAGTAA
- the ptsN gene encoding PTS IIA-like nitrogen regulatory protein PtsN produces the protein MDLIAKLLPPANIVLNLEASSKKRAFEQAALLFENNLGVAQSTVFASLFAREKLGSTGLGQGVAIPHGRLKGIKEAAGAFLRLTHPVAFDAPDGKPVDLMFVLLVPEQATEQHLQILSELAQRFSDKLFREALRHCDSMDDAHRLFTDWGNHAENQHRAAV, from the coding sequence ATGGACCTCATCGCCAAACTCCTTCCCCCCGCCAACATCGTCCTGAATCTGGAAGCCAGCAGCAAAAAGCGCGCTTTCGAGCAGGCCGCCCTGTTGTTCGAAAATAACCTGGGGGTTGCCCAATCCACGGTTTTTGCCAGCCTGTTTGCCCGGGAAAAGCTGGGCTCCACCGGCCTGGGCCAGGGCGTGGCCATTCCCCACGGCCGCTTAAAGGGCATCAAGGAAGCCGCCGGCGCCTTTCTCCGCCTCACCCACCCCGTGGCCTTCGACGCCCCGGACGGCAAGCCGGTAGATCTGATGTTCGTGCTCCTGGTACCGGAGCAGGCCACGGAACAACATCTGCAGATTCTTTCCGAGCTGGCCCAGCGCTTCTCCGACAAGCTGTTCCGGGAGGCCCTGCGCCATTGCGACAGTATGGACGACGCCCACCGCCTGTTCACCGATTGGGGAAATCATGCGGAAAATCAGCATCGCGCAGCTGTTTGA
- a CDS encoding RNA polymerase factor sigma-54, with product MKPTLQLKLSQHLALTPQLQQSIRLLQLSTLELNQELEKYLTENPLLEREDEDFDGPSGPAAGEGSDSAAPDPAGTTPRETERGEDDSREHGEPGESAETGIRASDEGNALAAGEDDGWYAEGSYPSASRDEEDDSDYQDIQAASTSLRDHLAWQLGLTPLSDRDRNLVRFLIEALDDDGYLTQPLEELADALPPELEIDLDDLLIALRHLQHFDPTGVGARSPQECLALQLEALPPEPTRDLALQLVRQYLELLAGRDFTKLKKLLGCDDDQLRAAAHLVKSLNPRPGAQYAPLDTRYIIPDVVVRKLRNQWVASINPDAYPRLRINRLYSDILSKHRGSSLAGQLQEARWLIKNVQQRFDTILRVSQAIVERQRQFFEHGEVAMRPLVLREIAEVLGLHESTVSRVTTQKYMATPRGIFELKYFFGSHVATEAGGACSATAIRALIKQLIGGEDAKKPLSDSQISEILGQQGIVVARRTIAKYREALNIPPANLRKTI from the coding sequence ATGAAACCGACCCTCCAACTTAAACTTTCCCAGCATTTGGCGCTCACGCCCCAACTGCAACAATCCATCCGGTTGTTGCAGCTGTCCACGCTGGAACTGAACCAGGAGCTGGAGAAGTACCTGACGGAAAATCCCCTCCTGGAACGGGAGGACGAGGATTTCGACGGTCCTTCCGGGCCTGCCGCCGGGGAAGGAAGTGACAGTGCGGCCCCTGATCCGGCGGGCACCACGCCCCGGGAAACGGAGCGGGGCGAGGATGATAGCCGGGAGCACGGGGAGCCGGGGGAAAGCGCCGAAACGGGCATCCGTGCCAGCGACGAGGGCAATGCCCTGGCCGCCGGGGAGGATGACGGCTGGTATGCGGAGGGCAGCTATCCTTCCGCCTCCCGGGACGAAGAAGACGATTCGGATTACCAGGACATCCAGGCCGCCAGCACCTCCCTGCGAGACCATCTGGCCTGGCAGTTAGGCCTCACCCCCCTGAGTGACCGGGACCGGAATCTGGTACGCTTTCTCATTGAAGCCCTGGACGACGACGGCTACCTGACCCAGCCCCTGGAAGAACTGGCGGACGCCCTGCCCCCGGAGCTCGAAATCGACCTGGACGACCTGCTCATCGCCCTGCGCCACCTCCAGCATTTCGACCCCACCGGAGTGGGGGCCCGCTCTCCCCAGGAATGCCTGGCCCTGCAACTGGAAGCCCTGCCCCCGGAACCCACCCGGGATCTGGCCCTGCAACTGGTGCGCCAGTATCTGGAACTCCTGGCCGGACGGGACTTCACCAAGCTGAAAAAGCTCCTGGGCTGTGACGACGACCAGCTACGGGCCGCCGCCCATCTGGTGAAGAGCCTCAATCCCCGCCCCGGGGCCCAGTACGCCCCCCTGGATACCCGCTACATTATTCCCGACGTGGTGGTGCGCAAGCTACGCAACCAGTGGGTGGCCAGCATCAACCCGGACGCCTATCCCCGGCTGCGCATCAACCGCCTGTATTCGGATATTCTCTCCAAACACCGGGGCTCCTCCCTGGCTGGCCAGCTCCAAGAAGCCCGCTGGCTGATCAAGAACGTACAGCAGCGCTTTGACACCATTCTGCGGGTCTCCCAGGCCATCGTGGAACGCCAGCGCCAGTTCTTCGAACACGGGGAAGTGGCCATGCGCCCCCTGGTACTGCGGGAAATCGCCGAGGTGCTGGGGCTCCACGAATCCACCGTTTCCCGGGTCACCACCCAGAAATACATGGCCACCCCCCGGGGCATTTTCGAACTCAAGTATTTCTTCGGCAGCCACGTGGCCACGGAAGCGGGGGGCGCCTGTTCCGCCACCGCCATCCGGGCCCTGATCAAGCAGTTGATTGGCGGGGAAGATGCGAAAAAGCCCCTTTCCGACAGCCAGATTTCCGAGATTCTCGGGCAACAGGGCATTGTGGTGGCCCGCCGGACCATAGCAAAATACCGGGAGGCGTTGAACATCCCGCCGGCTAACCTACGCAAGACCATCTAA
- the hprK gene encoding HPr(Ser) kinase/phosphatase, producing MRKISIAQLFEDHRERLALEWVAALGSERFIDLKRRGNNYGADLVGHLNVIHPERLQVIGFAEQAWLTKANPERLKNQMQDMFAAEPPAVIVAEGLEVLAMVRDTCEATSTPLITTPKPCSAIIDLLRIYLSRRLADTVAVHGVFMDVFGMGVLITGDSGVGKSELALELISRGHGLVADDVVELARIAPSTVEGRCPGMLRDFLEVRGLGLLNIRTIFGETASRRKMKLKLIVHLQKPVAGMDSPRLPLDAQTQEVLGVPIRKVIIPVAAGRNLAVLLEAAVRNTILQLRGIDNMQEFIGRQQQAILDDDL from the coding sequence ATGCGGAAAATCAGCATCGCGCAGCTGTTTGAAGACCATCGGGAACGCCTCGCCCTGGAATGGGTGGCAGCCCTGGGCAGCGAACGCTTCATCGATCTGAAACGGCGGGGCAACAACTACGGTGCCGATCTGGTCGGCCACCTCAACGTCATTCACCCGGAACGGCTCCAGGTCATCGGCTTCGCCGAACAGGCCTGGCTCACCAAGGCCAATCCGGAGCGCCTGAAAAACCAGATGCAGGACATGTTTGCCGCCGAACCACCCGCGGTGATCGTGGCCGAAGGTCTGGAAGTGCTGGCCATGGTGCGGGACACCTGCGAAGCCACCAGCACTCCCCTGATCACCACCCCCAAACCCTGCTCCGCCATCATCGACCTGCTGCGCATCTACCTGTCCCGGCGTCTGGCGGACACGGTGGCGGTGCACGGCGTCTTCATGGACGTTTTCGGCATGGGAGTACTGATTACCGGGGATTCGGGGGTGGGCAAGTCGGAACTGGCCCTGGAACTCATTTCCCGGGGCCACGGCTTGGTCGCCGACGACGTGGTGGAACTGGCCCGCATCGCCCCTTCCACCGTGGAAGGCCGCTGCCCGGGCATGTTGCGGGACTTTCTGGAGGTCCGAGGCCTGGGCCTCTTGAACATCCGCACCATTTTCGGGGAGACCGCCTCCCGGCGGAAAATGAAGCTCAAGCTCATCGTCCACCTGCAAAAGCCGGTGGCGGGCATGGATTCCCCCCGCCTGCCCCTGGACGCCCAGACCCAGGAAGTGCTGGGGGTGCCCATCCGCAAGGTCATCATTCCCGTGGCCGCCGGCCGCAATCTGGCGGTGCTGCTGGAAGCGGCGGTACGCAACACCATTCTCCAATTGCGCGGCATCGACAACATGCAGGAATTCATCGGTCGCCAGCAGCAAGCCATTCTTGACGACGACCTATAA
- a CDS encoding PsiF family protein: MKKTLIALLTLGAVVFTQAGFAADAPDAAKKLTPQQEKMKNCNKDAKDKQLKGDDRKQFMKSCLSGKAAPAPAAAAAPEKAAAPAAPDCAAQATSKKLAGAAKASFLKKCQADAAAK, translated from the coding sequence GTGAAAAAAACCCTGATCGCTCTCCTGACCCTTGGCGCCGTGGTCTTTACCCAAGCCGGTTTCGCCGCCGACGCCCCGGACGCCGCCAAGAAGCTCACGCCCCAGCAGGAAAAAATGAAGAACTGCAACAAGGACGCCAAGGACAAGCAACTGAAAGGCGACGACCGCAAGCAATTCATGAAGTCCTGCCTCTCCGGCAAGGCCGCGCCTGCTCCGGCAGCCGCTGCGGCCCCTGAAAAAGCAGCCGCACCCGCCGCCCCCGACTGTGCCGCCCAGGCCACCAGCAAGAAGCTGGCGGGTGCCGCCAAGGCTTCCTTCCTGAAAAAATGTCAGGCCGACGCCGCCGCCAAATAA
- a CDS encoding adenylate/guanylate cyclase domain-containing protein, protein MSAASLGVLCADIPGSARLFERLPEGEALYAQERCLKRIERVVAGFAGRLLRSSGNELVASFENGEVACQAAVDMQQRVEDLPPVSGVKLSIRVGVHCGVLAPDSAAPAGDGFVGAARLLGMAKAGQIFVSAEAANALPAAMRQGTRATDRQMSEAGAGGAIYELPWQEAGELTVLRQQLGEVKASTTQMGSPKLCVRHSGKAFLLDGKNEGLSFGRDGACDVVIQDKRASRAHARILRRRDRYVLVDESTNGTYVAFEGEPEMFVRHSEVVLGNKGLLAFGHSATGGDAEVAEFEYL, encoded by the coding sequence ATGAGTGCTGCGTCTTTAGGGGTTTTGTGTGCCGATATTCCGGGGAGTGCCCGGCTTTTTGAGCGTCTTCCCGAAGGGGAAGCGCTCTATGCCCAGGAGCGCTGCCTAAAACGGATCGAACGGGTGGTTGCGGGGTTTGCCGGTCGCTTGCTGCGTTCCTCAGGCAATGAGTTGGTGGCCAGTTTCGAGAATGGGGAAGTGGCTTGCCAAGCGGCGGTGGACATGCAGCAGCGGGTAGAGGATTTGCCACCGGTCTCCGGTGTCAAACTTTCCATCCGGGTGGGGGTTCATTGCGGTGTTTTGGCGCCCGATAGCGCAGCTCCGGCAGGGGATGGCTTTGTGGGTGCTGCCCGCTTGCTGGGCATGGCCAAAGCCGGGCAGATTTTTGTCAGCGCCGAAGCGGCCAACGCTTTACCCGCTGCCATGCGTCAGGGCACCCGGGCGACGGATCGGCAAATGTCCGAAGCTGGGGCGGGAGGTGCTATTTATGAACTACCTTGGCAGGAAGCTGGCGAGCTTACCGTTCTGCGCCAACAATTGGGGGAGGTGAAGGCCTCCACTACCCAGATGGGTAGCCCCAAACTCTGTGTCCGCCACTCCGGTAAGGCGTTTTTGCTGGATGGCAAAAATGAAGGCTTGAGTTTTGGTCGGGATGGGGCCTGCGATGTGGTGATTCAGGACAAGCGGGCTTCCCGTGCCCATGCCCGGATTCTGCGGCGTCGGGATCGTTACGTGCTGGTGGATGAAAGCACCAACGGCACCTATGTGGCCTTTGAAGGGGAACCGGAAATGTTCGTACGCCACAGCGAAGTGGTGCTGGGCAATAAGGGCCTATTGGCTTTCGGCCATTCCGCCACGGGTGGGGATGCGGAAGTGGCGGAGTTCGAGTACCTCTGA
- the lptB gene encoding LPS export ABC transporter ATP-binding protein translates to MSDPQDSQKGHILSAHNLKKRYKARTVVQDVSFEVCCGEVVGLLGPNGAGKTTCFYMIVGLVAADGGAIWLDNQELTHLPIHRRAHMGVSYLPQEASVFRKLNVEENIQAVLELQELDPEATQSKLEELLDELHIGHLRHTSAAALSGGERRRVEIARALATSPRFILLDEPFAGVDPIAVLEIQKIIRFLKERGIGVLITDHNVRETLGICDRACIINEGRVLAAGGPDEIVYNENVRKVYLGEHFRL, encoded by the coding sequence ATGTCCGACCCGCAAGACAGCCAAAAAGGCCACATTCTTTCCGCCCACAACCTGAAGAAGCGCTACAAGGCCCGTACCGTGGTCCAGGACGTGTCCTTCGAGGTCTGCTGTGGGGAAGTGGTGGGGCTACTGGGCCCCAACGGGGCGGGGAAAACCACCTGTTTCTATATGATCGTGGGTCTGGTGGCCGCCGATGGGGGCGCCATCTGGCTGGACAACCAGGAACTGACCCACCTGCCCATCCACCGCCGGGCCCACATGGGGGTCTCCTACCTGCCCCAGGAAGCTTCCGTGTTCCGCAAACTGAATGTGGAAGAAAACATCCAGGCGGTGCTGGAACTCCAGGAACTGGACCCGGAGGCGACCCAGAGCAAGCTGGAGGAGCTGCTCGACGAACTCCACATCGGCCATCTACGCCACACCTCCGCCGCCGCCCTCTCCGGCGGGGAACGGCGCCGGGTGGAAATCGCCCGGGCCCTGGCCACCTCCCCCCGCTTCATCCTGCTGGACGAACCCTTCGCCGGGGTGGACCCCATCGCCGTGCTGGAAATTCAGAAAATCATCCGTTTCCTCAAGGAACGGGGCATCGGCGTACTCATCACCGACCACAATGTGCGGGAAACCCTGGGCATCTGTGACCGGGCCTGTATCATCAATGAAGGCCGGGTACTGGCCGCTGGTGGGCCGGATGAGATCGTTTATAATGAAAATGTAAGAAAAGTCTATCTGGGTGAGCATTTCCGCCTCTAA
- the hpf gene encoding ribosome hibernation-promoting factor, HPF/YfiA family — MNLHITGHHVEVTPAIREYVSSKLDRVLRHFDNVIEVNVILTVEKLKQKAEVTVRVPGKDIYVENEDSDLYASVDALVDKLDRQVIKHKEKGLAHNRDSMDKHIGEA; from the coding sequence ATGAACCTGCACATCACCGGCCATCACGTCGAGGTTACCCCGGCTATCCGCGAATACGTCAGCAGCAAGCTGGATCGGGTGCTGCGCCACTTCGACAACGTCATTGAAGTGAATGTGATCCTCACCGTGGAAAAGCTGAAGCAAAAAGCGGAAGTCACCGTCCGGGTGCCGGGCAAGGACATCTACGTGGAAAACGAAGACAGCGACCTGTACGCTTCCGTGGACGCCCTGGTGGACAAGCTGGACCGCCAAGTGATCAAGCACAAGGAAAAGGGCCTGGCCCACAACCGGGACAGCATGGATAAGCACATCGGCGAAGCCTAA